The following are encoded together in the Desulfomicrobium macestii genome:
- a CDS encoding DNA-primase RepB domain-containing protein translates to MADRTRTAVAHQLKAFGCQLFDVGPEGEKGLWGKFDKTAQEVLDMIPWLKRQNAQGENIYIRPARSQQEPLVFLDDISLATIDRMGKDGFAPAVVVESSPGNYQAWVRVQDDGVKLSEAVRKAVSVELCRMYGGDAGSRDAVHWGRLAGFTNRKPHHVSRDGLFPYATLTRRTGKTASAGPRLVVDVGTRLAEANERSRQAALVDSLRQTRSAFDDTDPWWFYEQCLAHLKGDFGQDYDRSRADWIIATYLLERGHALATVAQVIADLSEDLQDRKTAHVADYVVRTVGKADVWRELKARGQRYEDVSGQLLELAQERCVAIQGAMERGEVVAERPRAVQEQGWEMEM, encoded by the coding sequence GCGCACGGCCGTTGCGCACCAGCTCAAGGCCTTCGGCTGCCAGCTCTTTGACGTCGGACCCGAAGGGGAAAAGGGCCTCTGGGGCAAGTTCGACAAGACCGCGCAAGAGGTCCTGGACATGATCCCGTGGCTGAAGCGGCAGAACGCCCAGGGGGAGAATATTTATATCCGGCCTGCGCGGTCGCAGCAGGAACCGCTGGTGTTCCTGGACGACATTTCCTTGGCCACCATAGACCGGATGGGGAAGGATGGATTCGCCCCGGCCGTGGTGGTCGAATCCTCGCCGGGGAACTACCAGGCGTGGGTGCGGGTGCAGGATGACGGCGTGAAGCTCTCAGAGGCCGTCAGGAAGGCCGTATCGGTCGAATTGTGCCGAATGTACGGCGGAGACGCTGGATCGCGGGACGCGGTCCACTGGGGCCGTTTGGCGGGGTTTACGAACCGCAAACCGCATCATGTTTCCCGCGACGGTCTCTTTCCGTATGCGACCCTGACCAGGCGGACCGGGAAGACCGCATCCGCAGGGCCACGCCTAGTGGTCGATGTGGGGACGCGGTTGGCCGAGGCCAACGAGCGGTCGCGGCAGGCCGCGCTGGTGGACTCGCTACGGCAAACGCGGAGCGCCTTTGACGACACGGATCCGTGGTGGTTCTACGAGCAGTGCCTGGCGCATCTGAAAGGGGACTTCGGGCAGGATTACGACCGGAGTCGGGCAGACTGGATCATTGCCACGTACCTGCTTGAGCGTGGCCACGCGCTGGCCACGGTTGCCCAGGTCATCGCTGACCTGTCGGAGGATCTGCAGGACCGGAAGACCGCGCACGTGGCCGATTACGTTGTCCGCACGGTCGGCAAGGCCGATGTGTGGCGGGAGCTGAAGGCCAGGGGGCAGCGCTACGAGGATGTGTCAGGGCAGCTCCTGGAGTTGGCGCAGGAACGGTGCGTGGCGATCCAGGGGGCCATGGAGCGGGGTGAGGTCGTGGCCGAGAGGCCACGGGCTGTGCAAGAGCAAGGATGGGAAATGGAAATGTAG